From the genome of Candidatus Competibacteraceae bacterium:
GCTTAGCAAACTCCAGTGCAATACCCAATTAGGCTACTTCTCGCATAGGACGAACGCGAGGATTAGGCAGTAAACGCCCTGTGGTTTCAAAGTGTTGAATCACATCTTCAATAACTTCGCATAATTCGCCATATAATTGCACTGGATCATCTCCGTGAATCCCAGTAATTAAATCAGGGCATCTTCCAATATATGTCTGATCTTGTTCGCTCCACTCTACCCACTTATGATATAAGTCACTTTTTTTCATGGCTTTACCTATTCTAAAGCTTGTTCCATATGCCTTTCTTGATAAGTCTTCGCGTCGTCACCAGTTTTTCCACTAAGAGTGACTGATCCAGCATAGTTTTTATGAGTAAATTTACGGTGTGAACCTTTGCCGCCACCCGAAATCTCGTAGAAACCAGCGTTTTTCAAATCCTGTATAAGTTCTCTGATCTTTCTTGGTATTTTTAGTCATTGTACAGGACAAAATCATCTAACCAAATGAATTTACGTTAAAATTCTGCCGGGTGGCGTATTGGTTAGAGGTAGAAAACAGCGATTTTGAGGGCTCGATCCCAACCGTTTAAAGAGCGACTCCAGTGCCTGATGAAAAGCGTATTGCCGGGCGGATTCTTGGTGATGAAATAAACAACTTCTCAAATAATCTAATCCATAGCGAAAAAGACTTTGGGTGGGACGGCCATGTTTTTTGATCTTGATCGGTTTAATTTCATGGCGCCATTCACCAATAATATGCGCCCAACTAAATGCAATAGCGAGAAAAGCCATCCATTTTTCAAGTCGCTGGGGGTCAGTTATATGGGTGGATTCCAGATCGAATCCCCGAGTTTTTAAGCAAATGAAAAGCGTTTCGATCGGCCAGCGTTCCTTATAATTTTCCAACGCGGTTTCCGGTTGTTCTTGCGTTGCGAGAATAACGAATTCACCGTTGGCCATTTTCAGACCAATCACATAAAGAGAGTGCCCCCACACGGTTCGTTGGCCCGATAAAACCAGAGCGCTGCCACGGGGTAGGCCTCGAAAAAGATTTTCGGCGGAGACGGGGACCCCTCGGGAGTTAGAGATTTGCGTATTCTTTTTGATGCGTATTACGAATTTAATTTGATTTTCAATAAGATAACCAAACCATTGAATCCCAATAAACTCGCGATCCGCAAACAAG
Proteins encoded in this window:
- a CDS encoding type II toxin-antitoxin system HicA family toxin, whose amino-acid sequence is MPRKIRELIQDLKNAGFYEISGGGKGSHRKFTHKNYAGSVTLSGKTGDDAKTYQERHMEQALE
- a CDS encoding pilus assembly protein HicB; this encodes MKKSDLYHKWVEWSEQDQTYIGRCPDLITGIHGDDPVQLYGELCEVIEDVIQHFETTGRLLPNPRVRPMREVA
- a CDS encoding IS4 family transposase — encoded protein: MLHHHFHWNRARISCIVYLIIGIIQMGTVNLAKIAVTFPGRAQPASHYKRLQRLFCQFSLDLNQVARFIASLIPVLQFKLTLDRTNWKYGDVNINYLVLGVVYRGSAFPILWVALDKKGNSNTQERIALMNRFLTIFGPQMIACLFADREFIGIQWFGYLIENQIKFVIRIKKNTQISNSRGVPVSAENLFRGLPRGSALVLSGQRTVWGHSLYVIGLKMANGEFVILATQEQPETALENYKERWPIETLFICLKTRGFDLESTHITDPQRLEKWMAFLAIAFSWAHIIGEWRHEIKPIKIKKHGRPTQSLFRYGLDYLRSCLFHHQESARQYAFHQALESLFKRLGSSPQNRCFLPLTNTPPGRILT